One window from the genome of Prinia subflava isolate CZ2003 ecotype Zambia chromosome 2, Cam_Psub_1.2, whole genome shotgun sequence encodes:
- the GGPS1 gene encoding geranylgeranyl pyrophosphate synthase isoform X3: protein MLHNASLLVDDIEDNSKLRRGFPVAHSIYGIPSVINCANYVYFLGLEKVLTLDHPDAVKVFTRQLLELHKGQGLDIYWRDTYTCPTEAEYKAMVLQKTGGLFGLAVGLMQLFSNYKKDLKPLLNTLGLFFQIRDDYANLHSKEYSENKSFCEDLTEGKFSFPTIHAIWSRPESTQVQNILRQRTENTDIKKYCVHYLENVGSFEYTRNTLKELESEAYKQIESLGGNPELVALVQQLSKMFRETEN, encoded by the coding sequence ATGCTGCACAATGCAAGCCTACTCGTGGATGATATTGAAGATAACTCAAAGCTACGACGGGGCTTTCCAGTGGCGCACAGTATCTATGGAATCCCATCTGTAATCAACTGTGCtaattatgtttattttcttggcTTAGAGAAGGTTTTAACCCTTGATCATCCAGATGCTGTTAAAGTTTTTACCCGTCAACTTCTGGAACTCCATAAAGGTCAAGGCTTGGATATTTACTGGCGAGACACTTACACCTGTCCTACAGAGGCCGAGTATAAAGCCATGGTACTGCAAAAGACAGGTGGGCTCTTCGGATTAGCTGTGGGCCTCATGCAGCTGTTCTCAAATTATAAAAAAGACTTAAAGCCACTTCTTAACACACTTGGTCTCTTCTTCCAAATAAGAGATGACTATGCCAACTTGCACTCCAAAGAATATAGTGAGAACAAGAGTTTTTGTGAAGACTTAACTGAGGGCAAGTTCTCATTCCCAACCATTCATGCAATTTGGTCAAGACCTGAAAGTACTCAGGTGCAAAACATTTTACGTCAAAGGACAGAGAACACAgatataaaaaaatactgtgtacATTATCTTGAGAATGTTGGTTCCTTTGAGTACACTCGGAATACATTGAAAGAGCTTGAATCTGAGGCCTATAAACAAATTGAATCCCTTGGGGGAAACCCTGAGCTTGTAGCACTAGTTCAACAGCTGAGCAAAATGttcagagaaactgaaaattga